The Aminiphilus circumscriptus DSM 16581 genome contains a region encoding:
- a CDS encoding acyl-CoA carboxylase subunit beta, with product MSEKSIDQLCEELLAKRERAQSGGGGKAVEKQHASGKLTARERIAKLLDEGSFVEIDEFVEHRCTNFGMETKVFPGDGVVTGYGTIDGRIVYVYSQDFTVIGGSLGEAHAKKICKVMDLAVKNGAPVIGINDSGGARIQEAVDALSGYGNIFFRNVLASGVVPQISIIAGPCAGGAVYSPALTDFTFMVDKVGIMHITGPAVIKAVTGEEVTSEQIGGALTHNSKSGVAQFYCATEDDCLRQVRRLLGYLPSNNLEDAPWEETDEDPFSVNPALRTLVPTNPNKGYNVIDVISGVVDKESFLEVQPLWARNIVTGFARVGGIAIGIIANQANYMAGCLDIDASDKASKFIRFCDAFNIPVVTFEDVPGYLPGRAQEEGGIIRHGAKMLYAYSEATVPLVTIILRKAYGGSYLGMCSKDLGADVVLAWPQAEIAVMGAEGAANIVFRKEIESATDQVAVRKQKIDEYKEAFANPYVAAARGFVDRVILPEETRGALYQALLLTEGKKEQRPKRKHGIMPQ from the coding sequence ATGTCGGAGAAGAGCATCGACCAGCTTTGCGAGGAACTGTTGGCGAAACGGGAACGAGCGCAAAGCGGAGGCGGCGGTAAAGCCGTGGAGAAGCAGCATGCCTCGGGAAAGCTGACGGCGCGGGAGCGCATCGCGAAGCTTCTTGACGAGGGGAGCTTTGTGGAGATCGACGAATTCGTGGAGCATCGCTGCACGAACTTCGGCATGGAGACGAAAGTGTTTCCCGGGGACGGAGTCGTGACGGGCTACGGGACCATCGACGGCCGCATCGTGTACGTGTACAGCCAGGACTTCACCGTCATCGGCGGTTCCCTCGGCGAGGCGCACGCGAAGAAGATCTGCAAAGTGATGGACCTTGCCGTGAAGAACGGAGCCCCGGTCATAGGGATCAACGACTCCGGCGGCGCCCGAATCCAGGAGGCCGTGGACGCTCTTTCGGGTTACGGCAACATTTTTTTCCGAAACGTCCTGGCGTCGGGAGTGGTGCCCCAGATCTCCATCATCGCCGGTCCGTGCGCCGGAGGCGCCGTGTACAGCCCCGCCCTGACGGACTTCACCTTCATGGTGGACAAAGTGGGCATCATGCACATCACCGGCCCTGCAGTCATCAAGGCAGTCACCGGGGAAGAAGTCACAAGTGAACAGATCGGAGGCGCCCTGACCCACAACAGCAAATCCGGCGTGGCCCAGTTCTATTGCGCCACCGAGGACGACTGCCTCCGCCAGGTGCGCCGCCTTCTGGGCTACCTCCCCTCGAACAACCTGGAGGACGCCCCCTGGGAAGAGACCGACGAAGACCCCTTCAGCGTCAACCCCGCTCTCCGGACCCTCGTTCCCACCAACCCCAACAAAGGTTACAACGTCATCGACGTCATCAGCGGTGTGGTGGACAAAGAAAGCTTTCTGGAAGTGCAGCCTCTGTGGGCGCGGAACATCGTCACCGGCTTTGCGCGGGTGGGAGGCATCGCCATCGGCATCATCGCCAACCAGGCCAATTACATGGCGGGTTGCCTCGACATCGACGCCTCGGACAAAGCCAGCAAATTCATTCGCTTCTGCGACGCCTTCAACATTCCCGTAGTCACCTTCGAGGACGTTCCCGGCTATCTCCCCGGGCGTGCCCAGGAAGAGGGCGGAATCATCCGTCACGGAGCGAAGATGCTCTACGCCTACAGCGAAGCCACCGTTCCCCTCGTGACCATCATTCTTCGGAAAGCCTACGGAGGCTCGTACCTCGGCATGTGCAGCAAAGACCTCGGAGCGGACGTCGTGCTCGCGTGGCCCCAGGCGGAGATCGCGGTCATGGGAGCTGAAGGAGCGGCGAACATCGTTTTCCGGAAAGAGATCGAGAGCGCCACGGACCAGGTTGCCGTGCGGAAGCAGAAGATCGACGAGTACAAAGAAGCCTTCGCGAACCCCTATGTGGCAGCGGCGCGGGGTTTTGTGGATCGCGTGATCCTTCCGGAGGAGACCCGTGGAGCGCTGTACCAGGCACTTCTGCTGACGGAGGGGAAGAAGGAGCAGCGTCCGAAGCGGAAACACGGGATCATGCCGCAATAG
- a CDS encoding sodium ion-translocating decarboxylase subunit beta: MLYVEALRSILEQSGFLGLTGGHFVMLAVALVLLYLAIGKGFEPLLLVPIAFGCLLVNLPLSGIMDEGGFLRYVFYGAEHEIYPVIIFMGIGALTDFGPLMANPITFLLGAAAQLGVFVALFLAMVMGFSVREAASIAIIGGADGPTSIYLTMKMAPQILGAVAVAAYSYMSLVPLIQPPVIRLLTTKADRGIRMDQLRPVSKTEKVLFPIVCTMAAGLILPASVPLVGVLMFGNLLRECGVTERLSGAAQNEILNATTIFLGLSVGATMDATSFLTIGTLKIILLGLVAFVFSTAGGVLFGQLMKTLSGGKINPMIGAAGVSAVPMAARVVQRMCQREFPSNFLLMHAMGPNVAGVIGTAVAAGAMLTLLTH, from the coding sequence ATGCTGTATGTGGAAGCACTGCGTAGCATTTTAGAACAGTCCGGATTTCTGGGCCTCACGGGTGGTCATTTCGTCATGCTTGCCGTGGCCCTGGTGCTCCTCTATCTGGCCATCGGCAAAGGCTTCGAGCCGCTTCTGCTCGTGCCCATCGCCTTCGGCTGCCTGCTCGTGAACCTTCCCCTGTCGGGCATCATGGACGAGGGAGGCTTTCTTCGGTACGTGTTCTACGGAGCGGAGCACGAGATCTACCCCGTGATCATCTTCATGGGCATCGGAGCCCTGACCGACTTCGGCCCTCTCATGGCGAACCCCATCACCTTTCTTTTGGGGGCGGCGGCGCAGCTCGGCGTGTTCGTAGCCCTTTTTCTCGCCATGGTCATGGGCTTCAGCGTGCGTGAAGCGGCGAGCATCGCCATCATCGGAGGCGCGGACGGCCCGACGAGCATCTACCTCACCATGAAGATGGCGCCCCAGATCCTCGGTGCCGTGGCCGTGGCGGCGTACAGCTACATGTCGCTCGTGCCGCTCATCCAGCCGCCGGTGATCCGCCTTCTGACCACCAAGGCCGACCGGGGCATTCGTATGGACCAGCTCCGCCCCGTGAGCAAGACGGAAAAAGTGCTCTTTCCCATCGTGTGCACCATGGCGGCCGGTTTGATCCTGCCCGCCTCCGTGCCGCTCGTGGGCGTGCTCATGTTCGGCAACCTCCTTCGGGAGTGCGGCGTGACGGAGCGTCTGAGCGGAGCGGCGCAGAACGAGATTCTGAACGCTACCACGATCTTCCTTGGCCTGTCCGTGGGAGCCACCATGGATGCCACGAGTTTCCTGACCATAGGGACCCTGAAGATCATACTTCTCGGTCTTGTGGCCTTCGTTTTCAGCACGGCGGGGGGTGTGCTCTTCGGCCAGCTCATGAAGACACTGTCCGGCGGAAAGATCAACCCCATGATCGGTGCGGCGGGAGTTTCCGCGGTGCCCATGGCGGCCCGGGTGGTGCAGCGCATGTGCCAACGGGAATTTCCGAGCAATTTTCTTTTGATGCACGCCATGGGGCCGAACGTGGCGGGCGTGATCGGGACCGCCGTGGCGGCGGGAGCGATGCTGACGTTGCTCACGCACTGA
- a CDS encoding biotin/lipoyl-containing protein: MARTFRIAVNGKSYDVEVEEIKGGASPAPVAAPAPVAAAAPAPKASAPAPAPAPAAAPAPAAPAGGDVVSSPMPGKILKVAVSVGASVNPGDLLVVLEAMKMENEIQAPSGGTVKEIRVKEGDSVNTGDVLVVVG, encoded by the coding sequence ATGGCCCGAACGTTTCGAATCGCAGTGAACGGCAAGAGCTACGACGTGGAAGTTGAAGAGATCAAGGGAGGCGCATCGCCTGCTCCTGTGGCGGCGCCCGCGCCCGTGGCCGCCGCGGCCCCGGCGCCGAAGGCGTCTGCGCCCGCACCTGCGCCCGCACCTGCGGCGGCGCCGGCTCCGGCGGCTCCCGCCGGAGGCGACGTGGTGAGTTCCCCCATGCCCGGCAAGATCCTGAAAGTGGCGGTTTCCGTGGGAGCCTCCGTGAACCCCGGAGATCTGCTGGTCGTTCTGGAGGCCATGAAGATGGAGAACGAGATCCAGGCGCCAAGCGGAGGAACAGTGAAGGAAATACGCGTCAAGGAAGGTGATTCCGTCAACACCGGCGACGTCCTCGTCGTCGTGGGCTAG
- a CDS encoding OadG family protein, whose amino-acid sequence MELASHFVGAGGAVILALIAFSIVFLVLIGLSLIIVGNKCLSEVVDSRKKQQIASSTPKPAAPAVSRSVATGASQNADEENLVAVLTAAVAATLGSAVTVTNVRPVFAVSRQAGSGSGWRALARTCNLEGQGF is encoded by the coding sequence ATGGAACTGGCATCCCATTTTGTCGGAGCGGGAGGCGCGGTGATCCTGGCGCTCATCGCCTTCAGCATCGTCTTTCTGGTGCTCATCGGATTGAGTCTCATCATTGTGGGGAACAAGTGCCTTTCCGAAGTCGTGGACAGCAGAAAAAAGCAGCAGATTGCTTCTTCGACACCCAAGCCGGCAGCCCCAGCTGTTTCCCGGTCTGTTGCCACCGGCGCTTCCCAGAACGCTGACGAGGAAAATCTCGTCGCGGTTCTCACCGCGGCGGTGGCGGCGACGCTCGGCAGCGCCGTCACGGTGACGAACGTGCGTCCTGTTTTCGCCGTCTCCAGACAGGCGGGGAGCGGAAGCGGCTGGAGGGCTCTCGCTCGTACCTGCAATCTGGAGGGGCAGGGATTCTAG
- a CDS encoding acyl-CoA carboxylase subunit beta — protein sequence MSEKSIDQLCEELLAKRERAQSGGGGKAVEKQHASGKLTARERIAKLLDEGSFVEIDEFVEHRCTNFGMETKVFPGDGVVTGYGTIDGRIVYVYSQDFTVIGGSLGEAHAKKICKVMDLAVKNGAPVIGINDSGGARIQEAVDALSGYGNIFFRNVLASGVVPQISIIAGPCAGGAVYSPALTDFTFMVDKVGIMHITGPAVIKAVTGEEVTSEQIGGALTHNSKSGVAQFYCATEDDCLRQVRRLLGYLPSNNLEDAPWEETDEDPFSVNPALRTLVPTNPNKGYNVIDVISGVVDKESFLEVQPLWARNIVTGFARVGGIAIGIIANQANYMAGCLDIDASDKASKFIRFCDAFNIPVVTFEDVPGYLPGRAQEEGGIIRHGAKMLYAYSEATVPLVTIILRKAYGGSYLGMCSKDLGADVVLAWPQAEIAVMGAEGAANIVFRKEIESAADQVAVRKQKIDEYKEAFANPYVAAARGFVDRVILPEETRGALYQALLLTEGKKEQRPKRKHGIMPQ from the coding sequence ATGTCGGAGAAGAGCATCGACCAGCTTTGCGAGGAACTGTTGGCGAAACGGGAACGAGCGCAAAGCGGAGGCGGCGGTAAAGCCGTGGAGAAGCAGCATGCCTCGGGAAAGCTGACGGCGCGGGAGCGCATCGCGAAGCTTCTTGACGAGGGGAGCTTTGTGGAGATCGACGAATTCGTGGAGCATCGCTGCACGAACTTCGGCATGGAGACGAAAGTGTTTCCCGGGGACGGAGTCGTGACGGGCTACGGGACCATCGACGGCCGCATCGTGTACGTGTACAGCCAGGACTTCACCGTCATCGGCGGTTCCCTCGGCGAGGCGCACGCGAAGAAGATCTGCAAAGTGATGGACCTTGCCGTGAAGAACGGAGCCCCGGTCATAGGGATCAACGACTCCGGCGGCGCCCGAATCCAGGAGGCCGTGGACGCTCTTTCGGGTTACGGCAACATTTTTTTCCGAAACGTCCTGGCGTCGGGAGTGGTGCCCCAGATCTCCATCATCGCCGGTCCGTGCGCCGGAGGCGCCGTGTACAGCCCCGCCCTGACGGACTTCACCTTCATGGTGGACAAAGTGGGCATCATGCACATCACCGGCCCTGCAGTCATCAAGGCAGTCACCGGGGAAGAAGTCACAAGTGAACAGATCGGAGGCGCCCTGACCCACAACAGCAAATCCGGCGTGGCCCAGTTCTATTGCGCCACCGAGGACGACTGCCTCCGCCAGGTGCGCCGCCTTCTGGGCTACCTCCCCTCGAACAACCTGGAGGACGCCCCCTGGGAAGAGACCGACGAAGACCCCTTCAGCGTCAACCCCGCTCTCCGGACCCTCGTTCCCACCAACCCCAACAAAGGTTACAACGTCATCGACGTCATCAGCGGTGTGGTGGACAAAGAAAGCTTTCTGGAAGTGCAGCCTCTGTGGGCGCGGAACATCGTCACCGGCTTTGCGCGGGTGGGAGGCATCGCCATCGGCATCATCGCCAACCAGGCCAATTACATGGCGGGTTGCCTCGACATCGACGCCTCGGACAAAGCCAGCAAATTCATTCGCTTCTGCGACGCCTTCAACATTCCCGTAGTCACCTTCGAGGACGTTCCCGGCTATCTCCCCGGGCGTGCCCAGGAAGAGGGCGGAATCATCCGTCACGGAGCGAAGATGCTCTACGCCTACAGCGAAGCCACCGTTCCCCTCGTGACCATCATTCTTCGGAAAGCCTACGGAGGCTCGTACCTCGGCATGTGCAGCAAAGACCTCGGAGCGGACGTCGTGCTCGCGTGGCCCCAGGCGGAGATCGCGGTCATGGGAGCTGAAGGAGCGGCGAACATCGTTTTCCGGAAAGAGATCGAGAGCGCCGCGGACCAGGTTGCCGTGCGGAAGCAGAAGATCGACGAGTACAAAGAAGCCTTCGCGAACCCCTATGTGGCAGCGGCGCGGGGTTTTGTGGATCGCGTGATCCTTCCGGAGGAGACCCGTGGAGCGCTGTACCAGGCACTTCTGCTGACGGAGGGGAAGAAGGAGCAGCGTCCGAAGCGGAAACACGGGATCATGCCGCAATAG
- the mce gene encoding methylmalonyl-CoA epimerase, translated as MKVTVVDHIGIAVQSIDESLKIWEAALGIACTGVEEVEEQKVKTAFLPVGDTEIELLEGTAPDSPVTKFIEKKGEGIHHIALRVENLEETLAELKTKGIRLIDETPRYGAGGARIAFVHPKATGGILLEISER; from the coding sequence ATGAAGGTCACAGTGGTCGACCATATCGGTATTGCGGTACAGAGCATCGATGAGTCTCTGAAAATCTGGGAGGCTGCTCTTGGAATTGCTTGTACAGGCGTCGAAGAGGTGGAGGAGCAGAAGGTCAAGACGGCCTTTTTGCCCGTGGGAGACACGGAGATCGAGCTTCTGGAAGGAACGGCTCCGGACAGCCCGGTGACCAAGTTCATCGAGAAGAAGGGAGAGGGCATTCACCATATCGCTCTCCGCGTGGAGAACCTTGAGGAAACACTCGCGGAACTCAAAACCAAGGGAATTCGTCTCATCGACGAGACACCTCGCTACGGTGCCGGTGGTGCCCGAATCGCCTTTGTGCATCCTAAAGCGACAGGTGGCATTCTTCTGGAAATCTCGGAACGGTAG
- a CDS encoding cobalamin B12-binding domain-containing protein, giving the protein MSERKIRVVVAKPGLDGHDRGAKVIARAFRDAGMEVIYTGLRQTPEQIVETAIQEDADAIGISILSGAHEHYFRTIIDMLKERNAEDIIVFGGGVIPENDVPSLLEMGAGAVFGPGTPTTESIEWLRKAVEEKRAKEVQS; this is encoded by the coding sequence ATGAGCGAAAGAAAGATCCGCGTGGTTGTTGCCAAACCCGGCCTGGACGGGCACGACCGCGGTGCGAAAGTCATTGCCCGTGCGTTCCGAGATGCGGGCATGGAAGTCATCTATACCGGTCTTCGCCAAACTCCGGAACAGATCGTCGAAACGGCGATCCAGGAGGACGCCGACGCCATCGGCATCAGCATCCTTTCCGGAGCGCACGAACATTATTTCCGCACCATCATCGACATGCTCAAGGAGCGGAACGCGGAGGACATCATTGTCTTCGGCGGCGGCGTCATTCCGGAAAATGACGTGCCGAGCCTTCTGGAGATGGGCGCAGGAGCGGTCTTCGGTCCGGGGACGCCCACGACGGAGAGCATCGAGTGGCTTCGGAAAGCGGTGGAGGAGAAAAGGGCGAAAGAAGTGCAGTCCTAG
- a CDS encoding acyl-CoA mutase large subunit family protein, which produces MFKEEALKRIEREKQAFEARMEKLRQKRPEQREVFATGSGIPVKTVYAPDDIKDLEYLEDLGMPGSFPFTRGVQPNMYRGRFWTMRQYAGFSTAEDSNARYRYLLSQGSTGLSVAFDLPTQIGYDSDHSMAQGEVGKVGVPVDTLADMEILFDQIPLDQVTTSMTINAPASILLAMYIALGEKQGVSADKLGGTIQNDILKEYIARGTYIFPPKPSMRLITDIFAFCSNHVPKWNTISISGYHIREAGSTAAQEIAFTLADGIAYVDAAIKKGQDPNVFGERLSFFFNAHNDFLEEVAKFRAARRIWAKIMKERFGLTNDKAMMLRFHTQTGGSTLTAQQPENNIIRVAFQALAAVLGGTQSLHTNSMDEALALPTEKSVGIALKTQQIIAYESGVCNTVDPLAGSYYIEALTKTLETQALEYIEKIDEMGGMLVAIEKGYVQQQIQDAAYAYQRAVESGDAVVVGVNKFQIKEDNSGRELLRVDPSVGVRQVAKLNAVKAGRDNLKVKAALEDIRKAARDEGTNLMPFILDAVRCYASEGEICGVLREEFGEYRENIVL; this is translated from the coding sequence GTGTTCAAGGAGGAAGCGCTCAAAAGGATTGAGAGGGAGAAACAGGCCTTCGAGGCGCGGATGGAGAAGTTGCGACAGAAACGACCCGAACAGCGGGAAGTGTTTGCGACGGGGAGCGGCATCCCCGTGAAGACGGTCTATGCTCCCGACGATATCAAGGATCTCGAATACCTCGAAGATTTGGGAATGCCCGGAAGTTTCCCCTTTACGAGGGGTGTCCAGCCTAATATGTACCGTGGGCGATTCTGGACCATGCGCCAGTATGCCGGTTTCTCCACGGCGGAGGATTCCAACGCTCGGTATCGGTATCTTCTTTCCCAGGGGTCGACGGGACTGTCCGTCGCTTTCGATCTGCCCACTCAGATCGGTTACGATTCGGATCATTCCATGGCTCAGGGAGAGGTCGGCAAGGTGGGTGTGCCCGTCGATACCCTGGCGGACATGGAGATCCTCTTCGACCAGATTCCCCTCGATCAGGTCACCACATCCATGACGATCAACGCTCCCGCCTCGATTCTGCTGGCCATGTATATCGCTCTTGGCGAGAAGCAGGGCGTTTCGGCGGACAAGTTGGGCGGAACCATTCAGAATGACATCCTCAAGGAATACATCGCTCGGGGTACGTATATCTTTCCCCCCAAGCCTTCCATGCGTCTCATCACGGATATCTTCGCCTTCTGCAGCAATCACGTTCCCAAGTGGAACACCATTTCCATCTCCGGGTACCATATCCGCGAAGCAGGTTCCACCGCAGCCCAGGAGATCGCTTTTACCCTCGCCGACGGTATCGCCTATGTGGACGCGGCCATCAAGAAGGGGCAGGATCCGAACGTCTTCGGCGAGCGGCTTTCCTTCTTCTTCAACGCCCATAACGATTTCCTCGAGGAAGTGGCCAAGTTCCGAGCTGCCCGGCGTATCTGGGCGAAGATCATGAAGGAGCGTTTCGGCCTCACCAACGACAAGGCGATGATGCTCCGTTTCCACACGCAGACCGGAGGCAGCACGCTCACGGCGCAGCAGCCCGAGAACAACATCATCCGTGTGGCCTTCCAGGCCCTCGCTGCGGTTCTCGGCGGAACGCAGTCCCTGCACACGAACAGCATGGACGAGGCTCTCGCCCTTCCGACGGAGAAGAGTGTCGGCATTGCCCTGAAGACGCAGCAGATCATTGCCTATGAATCCGGCGTCTGCAACACCGTGGATCCCCTTGCCGGGAGCTATTACATCGAAGCCCTGACGAAGACCCTCGAAACGCAGGCGTTGGAGTATATAGAGAAAATCGATGAGATGGGCGGTATGCTCGTGGCCATCGAAAAGGGGTATGTGCAGCAGCAGATCCAGGATGCGGCCTATGCCTACCAGAGAGCCGTCGAGAGTGGCGATGCGGTGGTGGTCGGTGTCAACAAGTTCCAGATCAAGGAAGATAATTCCGGTCGCGAACTCCTCCGCGTGGATCCCAGCGTTGGAGTGCGTCAGGTCGCGAAACTCAATGCAGTCAAGGCTGGTCGTGACAACCTGAAGGTCAAAGCGGCTCTCGAAGACATCCGGAAAGCCGCTCGGGACGAGGGAACGAACCTTATGCCCTTTATTCTCGATGCCGTCCGGTGCTATGCTTCGGAGGGCGAGATCTGCGGCGTGCTTCGCGAGGAGTTCGGCGAATATCGGGAGAACATCGTTCTCTAA
- a CDS encoding IS1634 family transposase: protein MYIRVKSSKLSPRKSVQIVKSVRTGKRVSQVILQHVGIAHDEKQLSELRELGRKLILEMEEREQPSLPGFSLLENEEAWERPVGDGERVSLRGMKNLEQVTEGPGEVVESLFSSLGFEAIFGVSNRGKGNTEVLKKCLACALANPSSKRGMSRWLEDEGGTDMSLNRIYRMMDALAKKTDRVREIVARETASLFETKASLLLFDVTTLYFESVEADALRVSGYSKDNRIQETQVVLALAVTPEGFPLWYDLFPGNTFEGHTLVPVLRRCMETFSPRQAVVVADRAMFTEENLHEVEKAGCSFVVGAKLRGLSRTMREKILDAGNYSPLPGDSPVFPEGERETCSPSRWYSVPLENGRNLLVTWSEQRARKDASDRERLLARLRKKLQGKKALPGKSLVTNRGTNKYLSLENSNGQDRYILDEEKILRDSRWDGLHGVITNLPVESAAEAQEILAHYGSLWRIEESFRVNKHDLSIRPVYHWVPRRIEAHITLTYLAFALLRHLQHRVAVRQNAVMSARAIRTALLDVQSTLMKDEETGKLYRFPKAMSESARKIYRSLGLVRGLGNTEILSVRKYRNRKGIRSAGTDGDGTAGEGTGRN from the coding sequence ATGTATATCCGGGTGAAATCCTCAAAGCTCAGTCCGCGAAAATCAGTCCAGATCGTCAAATCCGTCCGTACCGGGAAACGGGTCTCCCAGGTCATTCTCCAGCACGTGGGAATAGCCCACGACGAGAAGCAGCTCTCCGAGCTCCGGGAACTGGGGCGGAAGCTCATTCTGGAGATGGAGGAGAGAGAGCAGCCCTCTCTTCCGGGGTTCTCCCTCCTCGAGAACGAAGAGGCGTGGGAGCGGCCGGTCGGCGACGGGGAGCGGGTCAGCCTCCGGGGGATGAAGAACCTGGAACAGGTGACGGAAGGGCCTGGGGAAGTCGTGGAGAGCCTGTTCTCCTCCCTGGGCTTCGAGGCGATCTTCGGGGTATCCAACCGGGGGAAGGGGAACACGGAAGTCCTGAAGAAATGCCTCGCCTGCGCCCTCGCCAATCCTTCGAGCAAGCGGGGGATGTCCCGTTGGCTGGAGGACGAGGGCGGGACGGACATGTCGCTGAACAGGATCTACCGAATGATGGACGCCCTGGCGAAGAAGACGGACCGGGTGAGGGAGATCGTGGCGCGGGAGACCGCGTCCCTCTTCGAGACGAAGGCGTCGCTGCTGCTCTTCGATGTGACCACCCTCTATTTCGAAAGCGTTGAGGCGGATGCCCTGAGGGTGTCGGGGTACAGCAAGGACAACAGGATACAGGAGACCCAGGTGGTGCTCGCCCTGGCGGTGACGCCGGAAGGATTTCCCCTCTGGTACGACCTTTTCCCGGGAAACACCTTTGAAGGGCATACTCTTGTGCCTGTGCTCAGGAGATGCATGGAGACCTTCTCCCCCCGGCAGGCGGTGGTGGTGGCGGACCGGGCCATGTTCACGGAAGAGAACCTGCACGAAGTGGAGAAGGCGGGATGCTCCTTCGTCGTGGGAGCGAAACTCCGGGGTCTCAGCCGGACCATGAGGGAGAAAATCCTGGACGCCGGGAACTACTCCCCCCTGCCCGGAGATTCGCCTGTCTTCCCGGAGGGTGAGAGAGAAACGTGCAGCCCTTCCCGTTGGTACTCCGTCCCCCTCGAAAACGGGAGAAATTTGCTCGTCACCTGGAGTGAACAACGAGCCCGGAAGGACGCCTCCGACCGGGAACGGCTTCTGGCCCGCCTGCGGAAAAAACTGCAGGGGAAGAAGGCTCTTCCGGGAAAAAGCCTTGTCACCAACCGGGGAACGAACAAATACCTCTCCCTTGAAAATTCAAACGGACAGGACCGCTACATCCTGGACGAAGAGAAGATCCTCCGGGACAGCCGGTGGGACGGCCTTCACGGAGTCATCACCAACCTGCCCGTGGAAAGTGCCGCGGAAGCGCAGGAAATCCTCGCCCATTACGGGAGCCTGTGGCGCATCGAAGAATCCTTCCGGGTGAACAAGCACGACCTCTCCATCCGCCCTGTCTATCACTGGGTACCCCGCAGGATCGAGGCCCACATAACCCTCACCTACCTCGCCTTCGCCCTCCTCCGGCATCTCCAGCACCGAGTGGCGGTCCGGCAGAACGCGGTGATGAGCGCCCGGGCCATCCGGACCGCCCTGCTGGATGTCCAGTCCACCCTCATGAAGGACGAAGAGACGGGGAAACTCTACCGGTTCCCGAAGGCCATGAGCGAGAGCGCCCGGAAGATCTACCGTTCCCTGGGCCTCGTCCGGGGACTGGGGAACACGGAGATCCTGTCGGTGAGGAAATACAGGAACCGGAAAGGGATCCGGAGCGCCGGGACGGACGGAGACGGAACAGCGGGGGAAGGGACGGGCAGGAACTGA
- a CDS encoding FprA family A-type flavoprotein has product MHGGIAITKDIHWIGVNDRETDLFEAIWPLPRGVSYNTYCVADQKTALIDTVKNGYFPQFLEKIRSILGKGRKIDYLVINHMEPDHSGAVKVLRESFPDVTIVGNAKTKDLLANFYGLTENFLVVKDGEELDLGRHKLRFHFIPMVHWPETMVCYDETDKVLFSSDAFGGFGSLDGGVFDDEVDMSYYEDEILRYFSNIVGRYSFQVQKAIKKVRTLDLNVIAPAHGPILRKHPWHVVDLYDKWSRHEAEKGVVVVYGSMYGNTKAMAEEIARALAEEGIEKVILHDISRSHVSFVIRDIWKFRGLVLASCTYNTELFPPMQALTSALQNKMLKNRVLGICGSYSWSKGALAALLQFGEKGDWEIVGPHVEVCSAPTQEDLESCRELGRNIAAAL; this is encoded by the coding sequence ATGCACGGCGGTATTGCCATCACGAAGGATATCCACTGGATCGGCGTGAACGACAGGGAGACGGACCTCTTCGAGGCCATTTGGCCTCTTCCAAGGGGCGTGTCCTACAACACCTATTGCGTGGCGGATCAAAAGACTGCCCTCATCGACACGGTAAAGAACGGCTATTTCCCGCAATTCCTCGAGAAAATTCGTTCCATTTTGGGAAAGGGGCGGAAGATAGACTATCTCGTGATCAACCACATGGAACCTGACCATTCAGGGGCTGTCAAGGTGCTTCGGGAATCCTTTCCGGACGTGACCATTGTGGGGAACGCGAAGACAAAGGATCTGCTCGCCAATTTCTACGGCCTCACCGAGAATTTTCTCGTCGTCAAGGACGGAGAGGAACTCGACTTGGGAAGACACAAACTCCGTTTCCATTTCATTCCCATGGTGCACTGGCCGGAGACCATGGTCTGCTACGACGAGACGGACAAGGTCCTCTTCTCCTCCGATGCCTTCGGAGGATTCGGCTCTCTGGACGGCGGTGTCTTCGACGACGAAGTGGACATGTCCTACTACGAGGATGAAATCCTTCGCTATTTCTCGAACATCGTCGGGCGCTACAGCTTTCAGGTCCAGAAGGCGATCAAGAAGGTGCGCACACTCGATCTGAATGTGATCGCTCCCGCTCACGGTCCGATCCTGAGAAAACACCCTTGGCACGTGGTGGATCTTTACGACAAGTGGAGTCGTCATGAGGCGGAAAAGGGCGTTGTGGTAGTCTACGGTTCCATGTACGGCAATACCAAAGCCATGGCGGAGGAAATCGCTCGGGCCCTTGCCGAGGAGGGGATCGAAAAAGTCATTCTTCACGACATTTCCCGGAGCCATGTCTCTTTTGTCATCCGCGACATCTGGAAATTTCGCGGACTCGTGCTCGCCAGCTGTACGTACAACACGGAACTTTTTCCGCCAATGCAGGCCCTCACGTCGGCACTGCAGAACAAGATGCTGAAAAACCGTGTTCTCGGCATCTGCGGTTCCTACAGTTGGAGCAAGGGTGCCTTGGCGGCCCTGCTCCAGTTCGGCGAAAAAGGGGATTGGGAGATCGTGGGGCCTCATGTAGAGGTCTGTTCGGCGCCTACCCAGGAAGATCTCGAGAGTTGCCGGGAGTTGGGAAGGAACATCGCCGCCGCACTCTAG